The window CCAACATGGTAGCCTTTGTCATTACCTGCCACCACATACCATAGCCAGTTGTTAAAGGGGGCAGGTGTGGTAAAATATCGGGTATATTCAACTTGCTGATCGGCCAGTAATTTCCTCACCTCCTTGTCAATGGTCAACTTATTCCCTACACAATAGGCCAGGTAAATAAATGGGAGGAACATACCAAACCGCCACCAGAACTTCCTCCTGGTTGAATGAATGGACAAGAGCAATAGCATTACTAGGGCAATACCCGGCCAAATAGAAAAGAAGGGATCCGCAACATACAGGGTATTGAAGGAGAAGCGCTGGTGGCTAAAGGGTTCCAGCCAACCCGTACCGTAATTATTGAAACCATCCAGGAAAATGTGCAGGAACATCTCAACAAAGAAGAATAATAGCCATTCCCGCATCCTGATATCGTGGGGACGATGCAGCCGATCAGCAGTTAAGGAAAGAACAGGAGTCATCAGGGTAATAAACAGGATGGAATGGGTGAATCCCCTATGTGCCAGGAGGTCTTCTGAAACACCCAACCAAAAAGAAGCCACGAAATCAATATCAGGAAGGCTTTGCGCCAAAGCCCCCCATAACAAGGCTTTCTTACCGATCCTTTTCTCAAAAAAAGCCTCACCAATACATGCTCCCAGGGCTATATGCGTAATGGAATCCATTTAATTACAAATTAAGCTCATTGACAATTATCTGCCTGGTCATTTCCCTGATTCAGCAATTAAAATTCGGGATTCATCAGGAATCTGTAAATTTTATCAGTAAAATGGGCAATTTTCGAGAAAATGCCAGCCCTGACAAAGAATTTAATACCCCCTAAACAAGTTCATCTCTGGTTGTTATTGACCGGATTGGGAATTTTTTTCATTCTTCTCCTATTGATCTCATATATCCACACGGGTAACCCCTTAACGAGTTTTAACCTTCGGGCACTTTTCAGGGAGGGCAATTTGATACTGGTCCAGATGTTGGCCACTATTTACCTGGTATATTATTCCATCCTCTTCTTCGACAGGCAATTTCCCCCGGGACAGACAGCACTGAAAAGGTATGTGACAGAACTTCTCTTTGTGGTGATCGCCGGATTTGGCATCAATAAATTATTCCATAGCCTCTTCATAGCCTGGGTGGTGGTTCCTGAACCGGACATGGAATTCCTGGACAGGAAACTAAGGATCCTCCTCGTTGTATCCCAAACGCTGGTCGTATTTACTTATGGAATTTTTACAGCTTTCCGGATCTTCACTATCCATAGGCAAAAGCAATTGGAGGTTGTTCAATGGCAAAAGGAAATTGCTGAGTCACAATATGAGGCACTAAAGAACCAGCTCAATCCGCATTTCCTTTTTAATAGCCTGAGTATCCTATCATCACTTGTTCATTATGATGCGGGCAAGGCAGAAATTTTCATTGAAAAATTATCGAGGACCTATCGCTACCTGCTGGACCAGCGCGAAAAAACAGCGGTATCACTCGAAGAAGAAATTCAGTTTCTCCGGAATTTCATGTATATCGTACAGGAACGATATGGAAAGAAAATCGATATCACCAATGCCCTAAAAGGGGAAAGTGGAAATGCCTACATTATCCCAAATACCTTCCTCATCATCCTTGAACACATCATTGCAACCAGCAGCATGTCTGCTGCAAGCCCTTTGCATATCCTATTGAATTTAACCGGTGAAAAAATATTGGTCATCTATTCATTGCAGAAGAAGACCAATTCTGTTCCTGCAGCAGATGACCAATTTGACCTATTGTGTAACAGATACAGGGACCTGGGAAAACCAATTAACATCTCGGTAATTGAAATGGAACAAAAGGAAATCATCAGTATTCCCCTCTTGATCAAATGATGGCAGATAGCAAAAAATACAGCGACCAGACTTTACCCATTCTCAGGTTAACCCTCATCCTGATGTGGGTCAACAGTGTAATTTTCCCATCGATATTTGCCTATATCAACAGGGAAACCTCATTTCTCAGCCTGTTATCCGATATCATCATTACAGCCGCCATAGAGACCATCACCACTATTTTCACTTTCTATTGTATCCGTGGAACAGGCATACTCTTTTCTTCCACAGGGGCAAACTGGATTAAATATCCGTTATCATTACTGATAACATTGGTCTTCAGCTTTTTCTTACTGTACACTTTCTATAACAGCACAAGACAGGTAACCTCATCGCCACAGGAATTGCTGCAAACAGCCCCTTTCAGGCTTTACATTACCGTAAACCTGATTGGAACCCTGTTCATCTATGCCATGATCACCTCCCTTACACTTTACCAATCCATACTGGTTCAAACATTGGAAACCGAACAATTTCAAAAAGACTATGCACAGGTAAGGTTACAAGCCCTTAAAAGCCAGGTTAACCCTCACTTTTTGTTCAACAGTTTAAGTGTGCTTACCTCATTGGTCCATACTGATCCTGATCTCTCTGAAAAGTTCATCGTCCAGCTGTCCAAGGCGTACAGGTATATATTAGACCAGAAAGAGACTGACCTTGTGACCCTAAAAAAGGAAACAGACTTCCTTGAAAACTATTTCTTCCTCCTTCAGATAAGGTTCCAGGATAAAATTTCCCTTCATATTGACCCGAAAGCCAAAACCGAAAATTGGTTGATCCCGCCCCTTACCTTGCAATTACTGATCGAGAATGC is drawn from Flavihumibacter rivuli and contains these coding sequences:
- a CDS encoding sensor histidine kinase; its protein translation is MADSKKYSDQTLPILRLTLILMWVNSVIFPSIFAYINRETSFLSLLSDIIITAAIETITTIFTFYCIRGTGILFSSTGANWIKYPLSLLITLVFSFFLLYTFYNSTRQVTSSPQELLQTAPFRLYITVNLIGTLFIYAMITSLTLYQSILVQTLETEQFQKDYAQVRLQALKSQVNPHFLFNSLSVLTSLVHTDPDLSEKFIVQLSKAYRYILDQKETDLVTLKKETDFLENYFFLLQIRFQDKISLHIDPKAKTENWLIPPLTLQLLIENAVKHNRMSVAKPLDIHLSLNQDRIEVSNSINAREQHEPSTGIGLDNIRKRIAFSNSQPLTIETTNNIFKVTVPLTRNKII
- a CDS encoding sensor histidine kinase yields the protein MLATIYLVYYSILFFDRQFPPGQTALKRYVTELLFVVIAGFGINKLFHSLFIAWVVVPEPDMEFLDRKLRILLVVSQTLVVFTYGIFTAFRIFTIHRQKQLEVVQWQKEIAESQYEALKNQLNPHFLFNSLSILSSLVHYDAGKAEIFIEKLSRTYRYLLDQREKTAVSLEEEIQFLRNFMYIVQERYGKKIDITNALKGESGNAYIIPNTFLIILEHIIATSSMSAASPLHILLNLTGEKILVIYSLQKKTNSVPAADDQFDLLCNRYRDLGKPINISVIEMEQKEIISIPLLIK
- a CDS encoding metal-dependent hydrolase produces the protein MDSITHIALGACIGEAFFEKRIGKKALLWGALAQSLPDIDFVASFWLGVSEDLLAHRGFTHSILFITLMTPVLSLTADRLHRPHDIRMREWLLFFFVEMFLHIFLDGFNNYGTGWLEPFSHQRFSFNTLYVADPFFSIWPGIALVMLLLLSIHSTRRKFWWRFGMFLPFIYLAYCVGNKLTIDKEVRKLLADQQVEYTRYFTTPAPFNNWLWYVVAGNDKGYHVGFRSLFDKGDTMRLSYFPRNDSLLKPVADHEELQHLVRFSQQFYTVENWGDTLVFNDLRFGQIVGWHDPKQKFVFHYFLSHPEENNLVVQRGRFANWDMNTTLSLVRRIRGKE